DNA sequence from the Maridesulfovibrio ferrireducens genome:
CGGTCAATATTCTGCGTTGGGCTTTATTTGAAACTGCCGAGCATGAAGTTGATGGTGGGGCTAAATTTACTTCAATACAACCTCTTGAAGAATTGAAATATCCCGGTGTTCTCAAAAATATATGCTGCACCTCCAAGAATGAAACAGGTATTTTTGAACGTGCATTGGCGGTCATAGAGTCCTCTCGCAGGGAGTTGATTGTTTCAAGTTTTGGCTGGGACGCAGACCATTCAATTGTTGAGGCCATATGCAGGAAGGCGGAGGAAGGAGTTAAGATTACGGTTCTCGCCCGTCTCCGTCCCTCGGCAATGGATGCCTTGGTCAGGTTGGAAAATGCGGGAGTTGAAGTTCTGGGTTTTAAATGGCTTCATGCCAAGGCTGTCTGGAGTGATTCCGGCGAGGCTGTTGTTATGTCTGCGAATTTACAAAAACATGGTATGGATGATGGCTTTGAGTTAGGTGTGGGGTTATCCGGGCAGAGGGCTTCGGATCTGTTCGACAGCCTTAGTAGCTGGAAGAAAAATGCTCCATGGCAATTCCAGCAAGGAGTTAAACTTGGAGATGTCAGCGGAAGAATTAAAATTTGGGAAGCTGGCAAATTGTTGGATGAAATAATTGTCGTCAAAAGTGGAACAGTTAACTTGCCCGATGTGAAAGCAAAGTGTGTTACCCGTCTGGGTGTAGATATTGTTCCTCCGGAAAAAGGGGTAATGGAACTGCCGTTTCATGAAGTTAAGTATTTATGGAAAGTGACAGCCCCTAAGTTGCCCACCAAGAGCAATGAGATTTTCCTAAAAGATACAATTACGGAAAAGAATTCAAGGACTTTAAAAGACAAGGGTAAAGGCAAGGATACCAAGCGTTCTTATGATCCTAAGGTTTACCGTCTCCCTTCAGGTGAAAAAGTTATTGCCATCAGCAGAGCCGAGGATCTGAATAAAGCTTTAAAGTTAAAGGAACGGGCTGAGTTTAACAAAGCCAACATAGTAGCCGCAAACTAAGTATGGGGAACTGCCATGAATAATACCCTTTTATGCTGGAATTCAGTCCGGGCTGGCGATGAGGTTTTGATACAAGCGATACAGTCCTTTAAGAATAGACGTATAAGTATTGATGAAGTGTTGTTGATAGAGCAGGAAGGCCACATCTTTTCTATTTCTGGATTAGGGGATGTTCAGCTAAAAAAGATTAGTGTCCAGCTGGAAGATCCTACCCGGCATACAGATATTTATAATATAGTTGTGCATAAGGTGCTGCCTGAGATAGATCCATCATCCAGTCTGCATATTAATGTTTCTCCGGGGACCCCAGCCATGCATGCTGTCTGGTTGATATTGCATGCCGGGGGGCGGTTACCGGAAAATGCGAAATTATGGTCGTCACAGTTTAATCCTGGAACAAAGCGTCGTAGTATCAATCCGGTAGATTTCCCCATAAACACCTATCTTTCTGAAATACGGAAGGTAAGTCCTGGTGAAGCTCATTTAGCAAAGTATGATTTTGAGCCTA
Encoded proteins:
- a CDS encoding phospholipase D-like domain-containing protein, with product MPNIFEKDCVKVVYRTGLELPPVWIGRDIDSSVQEGFGSVFVSGKKRIFAAELERRISGAQQGIVLCSFLLADQKIEDALYEAAQRGVRVYIMLACETRLDKEEPDDEFGQMCLKQHKAMLKLFSGKAFIRSAPFFHAKIVLIDALSEVGEDSYGALLTANVTREALERNEEIMIPLNADEIREAVNILRWALFETAEHEVDGGAKFTSIQPLEELKYPGVLKNICCTSKNETGIFERALAVIESSRRELIVSSFGWDADHSIVEAICRKAEEGVKITVLARLRPSAMDALVRLENAGVEVLGFKWLHAKAVWSDSGEAVVMSANLQKHGMDDGFELGVGLSGQRASDLFDSLSSWKKNAPWQFQQGVKLGDVSGRIKIWEAGKLLDEIIVVKSGTVNLPDVKAKCVTRLGVDIVPPEKGVMELPFHEVKYLWKVTAPKLPTKSNEIFLKDTITEKNSRTLKDKGKGKDTKRSYDPKVYRLPSGEKVIAISRAEDLNKALKLKERAEFNKANIVAAN